In Pseudobacter ginsenosidimutans, the following are encoded in one genomic region:
- a CDS encoding IS256 family transposase, whose product MEKKNFDFESFKKQATSRLKNGESLLGKDGVLTPLLKEFLEGALDGELEAHLEEDPAENNRKNGKGRKQVKTSIGTVDINPPRDRNGSFEPELIPKRHKTLGVDLDRQIIALYARGASYSDIRDHLMDMYGLEASTATISRVTDKILPLIQEWRSRPLERVYPFVWLDAIHYKVRHEGRVVSRAVYCIIGLTQEGYKELLGMYIGENEGAKFWLQVLTDLQNRGLEDIFIACIDNLTGFADAIESVFPKTEVQLCIVHQVRNSQKYLSYKDLKPFMKDLQNVYKATTIELAERSLDQLESNWGERYPKVIESWRKNWPRLSNYFQYNKDVRRIMYTTNIIEGFHRQLRAVTKSKGAFQSEDALMKLLFLVQENICARWNKPVHNWNQTLAQLSIIFSDRLKLNL is encoded by the coding sequence ATGGAAAAGAAAAACTTTGATTTCGAGAGCTTCAAGAAGCAGGCAACAAGTCGTTTGAAGAACGGCGAAAGCCTTTTAGGTAAGGATGGAGTACTCACCCCATTGCTGAAAGAGTTCCTGGAAGGGGCTCTGGATGGGGAACTGGAAGCTCATTTAGAGGAAGATCCTGCAGAGAACAATCGTAAGAATGGCAAAGGCCGCAAACAGGTAAAGACTTCGATTGGTACTGTAGACATCAACCCACCGCGTGATCGCAATGGCAGCTTCGAGCCGGAGCTGATTCCCAAAAGACATAAGACGTTAGGAGTAGATCTGGACCGCCAGATTATAGCCTTATATGCTCGTGGAGCAAGCTATAGTGATATTCGGGACCATCTGATGGATATGTATGGCCTGGAAGCCTCCACAGCAACCATCAGCCGTGTTACTGATAAAATTCTTCCCCTGATCCAGGAGTGGCGCAGTCGTCCATTGGAGCGGGTCTATCCGTTTGTATGGCTGGATGCCATTCATTACAAGGTTCGTCATGAAGGTCGTGTGGTAAGTCGTGCTGTCTATTGCATTATCGGCCTCACTCAGGAAGGGTACAAGGAACTGCTGGGTATGTACATCGGAGAAAATGAAGGTGCAAAATTCTGGCTGCAGGTACTTACTGATCTGCAAAACCGAGGTCTGGAAGATATTTTCATTGCCTGTATTGATAACCTGACTGGCTTTGCCGATGCTATCGAGAGTGTGTTTCCGAAAACAGAAGTCCAGTTATGTATTGTGCACCAGGTCCGCAATTCTCAAAAATATCTCTCTTACAAAGACCTCAAGCCTTTTATGAAAGACTTGCAAAACGTCTACAAAGCAACTACCATAGAACTGGCGGAACGCAGCCTTGATCAGCTGGAATCCAACTGGGGAGAGCGTTATCCGAAGGTTATCGAATCCTGGAGAAAGAACTGGCCCAGACTGAGCAACTACTTCCAGTATAACAAAGATGTTCGAAGGATCATGTACACCACTAACATCATTGAAGGCTTCCATCGTCAACTAAGAGCTGTCACCAAATCAAAAGGCGCCTTCCAATCGGAAGACGCCCTAATGAAGCTTTTATTCCTGGTGCAGGAAAATATATGTGCCAGGTGGAATAAGCCTGTCCACAACTGGAACCAGACATTGGCTCAATTATCCATTATCTTTAGTGATAGATTAAAACTCAATCTTTAA
- a CDS encoding serine hydrolase has protein sequence MKIRVLALICLSSYLFLSCKQQKEIQKLSEKRIEEAAATQPPPVLPAEIPSGKTDSLLLSILQQYPQYFDSILRKPDDYRVQIIYTQIDRGPNNMPVFTPYYYQVDPNRYFYPASTVKMPTALLALQKLHEMKLPGVNKFTTMVTDSAYSRQTPVFNDPTTPDGKPNIAQYIRKIFMVSDNDAYNRLYEFLGQQYLNEELRKKGYSSTEIIHHLEVVMSQDENRHTNPVTFFGPAGDTLFHQPMQVSALAPLARHDFLGTGFERNGQLVKQPFDFSRKNRISLEDLTGILKAILFPQAVSEQQRFNIDADDYRFVWKYMSQYPQESVYPPYDTSFQDAYAKYLYYGAEKGSLPKQFRIFNKIGDAYGFLVDAAYFADFDRNIEFMLSATILANKDGVFNDSQYDYETIGFPFMKQLGRVIYEYELKRSRKNAPDLNEFKLLYDK, from the coding sequence CCCAGCCCCCGCCTGTATTACCGGCTGAAATACCAAGCGGGAAGACGGACTCCCTGCTCCTGTCCATTTTACAGCAATACCCGCAGTATTTCGATTCCATTCTGCGTAAACCCGATGATTACCGGGTGCAGATCATCTATACGCAGATCGATCGCGGCCCCAACAACATGCCGGTTTTCACTCCATATTATTACCAGGTGGACCCCAACCGGTACTTTTACCCGGCCAGTACGGTCAAAATGCCAACGGCATTGCTCGCACTGCAAAAGCTACACGAAATGAAACTGCCGGGAGTGAACAAGTTCACCACCATGGTGACCGATAGCGCTTACAGCCGGCAAACGCCTGTGTTCAATGATCCCACCACACCGGACGGCAAACCCAATATCGCCCAATACATCCGGAAGATCTTTATGGTAAGTGATAATGATGCGTATAATCGTCTGTATGAATTCCTTGGACAACAATACCTCAATGAAGAACTTCGAAAGAAGGGATACAGTTCCACCGAGATCATCCATCACCTTGAAGTGGTGATGTCGCAGGATGAAAATCGTCATACCAATCCTGTTACCTTTTTCGGTCCCGCCGGCGACACGCTCTTCCATCAACCCATGCAGGTAAGCGCCCTCGCGCCACTGGCCCGTCATGATTTCCTCGGCACCGGATTCGAGCGCAACGGACAACTGGTGAAGCAGCCCTTCGATTTTTCAAGAAAGAACCGCATCAGCCTCGAAGACCTTACCGGCATTCTCAAAGCCATCCTGTTCCCGCAGGCCGTGAGCGAACAGCAACGATTCAATATCGATGCCGATGATTATCGTTTCGTGTGGAAATACATGAGCCAGTACCCGCAGGAAAGCGTGTACCCGCCCTACGATACCAGCTTCCAGGACGCTTACGCCAAATACCTTTATTACGGAGCGGAAAAAGGCAGCCTGCCCAAACAGTTCCGCATCTTCAATAAGATTGGCGACGCTTATGGCTTCCTGGTAGATGCAGCCTACTTCGCAGACTTCGACAGGAATATCGAATTCATGCTCTCCGCCACCATCCTTGCCAATAAAGATGGTGTGTTCAACGATAGTCAATATGATTATGAGACCATCGGATTTCCTTTCATGAAGCAGCTCGGACGCGTGATTTATGAATATGAATTAAAAAGAAGCAGGAAAAACGCCCCTGATTTGAATGAGTTCAAATTGTTGTACGATAAGTAA
- a CDS encoding pyridoxal phosphate-dependent aminotransferase codes for MQLSSRLNLFNEPETLKMAKLGRELRAKGFDVIDLSLGEPDFDTPEHIKEAAKKAIDDNYSHYTPVAGYPDLREAVCFKLKRDNNLDYKPENIIVSTGAKQSLANVVLATVSKGDEVVIPTPYWVTYSEIVKLGEGVCKLVSTSVENKYKITPAQLEAAITDKTRLFIFSSPCNPSGSVYSKAELEGLAEVFRKFPNVFILSDEIYEYINFVGKHESIAQFEDLKDRVIVLNGLSKGFAMTGYRLGYVAAHPDVVKACEKLQGQFTSGTNSITQRAAIVALTSDLRPTEIMVEEFARRKKRVLEIIAAIPGLELAEPDGAFYVFPIVSSYFGKSDGNETIKDADDLCMYILNNAHVSTVTGRAFGEPTCIRISFANSMEKIEEGWKRISAALAKLK; via the coding sequence ATGCAACTATCATCCCGATTGAACCTTTTCAACGAGCCAGAGACGTTGAAAATGGCAAAGCTCGGCCGCGAACTGCGCGCCAAAGGCTTCGATGTAATTGACCTGAGTTTGGGCGAACCCGATTTCGATACCCCTGAACACATCAAAGAGGCAGCGAAGAAAGCTATTGACGACAACTACAGCCACTACACGCCTGTAGCAGGTTACCCCGATCTGCGTGAAGCGGTTTGTTTCAAGCTGAAGCGCGACAATAACCTGGATTACAAACCTGAGAACATCATCGTTTCTACCGGCGCCAAGCAAAGCCTGGCCAACGTGGTACTCGCTACTGTGAGCAAAGGGGATGAAGTGGTGATCCCAACTCCTTACTGGGTTACCTACTCTGAAATTGTGAAGCTGGGCGAAGGTGTTTGCAAACTCGTTTCCACTTCCGTTGAAAATAAATACAAGATCACGCCTGCTCAACTCGAAGCAGCGATCACCGATAAAACAAGACTGTTCATCTTTTCTTCTCCCTGTAACCCCAGCGGTTCAGTGTACAGCAAAGCCGAACTGGAAGGACTGGCAGAAGTATTCCGCAAATTCCCCAATGTATTCATCCTCTCCGATGAGATCTATGAATACATCAACTTCGTGGGTAAACACGAGAGCATCGCACAGTTCGAAGACCTGAAAGATCGTGTGATCGTTCTCAATGGTCTGAGCAAAGGTTTCGCCATGACCGGCTACCGTCTCGGATATGTAGCTGCACACCCTGATGTGGTGAAAGCATGCGAAAAACTCCAGGGACAATTCACCAGCGGCACCAACAGCATTACGCAGCGTGCTGCTATCGTGGCGCTCACTTCTGATCTGCGTCCCACGGAGATTATGGTGGAAGAGTTCGCAAGAAGAAAGAAGCGTGTACTGGAGATCATCGCCGCAATTCCTGGTCTGGAACTGGCTGAGCCCGATGGTGCTTTCTACGTATTCCCGATCGTGAGCAGCTATTTCGGTAAATCCGATGGCAACGAAACTATCAAGGATGCCGATGATCTTTGTATGTATATTCTCAACAATGCACATGTATCTACAGTTACCGGCCGTGCATTTGGTGAGCCAACCTGTATCCGGATCTCTTTTGCGAACAGCATGGAGAAGATCGAAGAAGGGTGGAAGAGGATCAGCGCAGCGCTGGCTAAATTGAAGTAA